Proteins from one Aspergillus nidulans FGSC A4 chromosome VIII genomic window:
- a CDS encoding F-box protein (transcript_id=CADANIAT00002475) has protein sequence MPDSQTSHGLDLPLLPHELFCMVLDYLDPSEIVRCRRVSRLWNEAFGDPAILIPLLKKLFPLAEEVRELYGRHGLLEDSKNSENWRLLFDRIASRYDHLTRGKPRSIRRLRLCEEFGISGEREWFQVQPWDIHASHLMQRVDLPFSESFWSYDEGLLVYPSADHACLVLMDLDSGREFMVPFIITGKVIRRVRLQRQVLVVEWAEPKAFHWLNDSDGVHRHFASSFDVRKESSRWSITFRNEWKIMFLGHPLSERDRFYSTHSQTHYAIYIWQPNRSLYTADEDAPIESLSIWDISKPSSYRPSLDPTGRLRVDGEESGPSIVSRFGFRELGFYSVRQRGLPGIQWLNITEDNQSIEIFENLCTGPVDRFVGPAEWTSQVQVTSIPVNGYGPCYRQNLDLILPPYRGNSSLQASPLTLKVCEEPWYTTISESWDGKAQVGFCLHLSQATWPFDLKASLSIRTPSSAVTLKHADVFELTGKGKICGTERYLLGENGNRELLIYRFDK, from the coding sequence ATGCCAGACTCACAGACTTCCCATGGCTTGGACCTTCCTCTGTTGCCTCATGAGCTCTTCTGTATGGTCCTAGACTACCTCGATCCTAGTGAAATAGTTCGTTGCAGACGAGTCTCGCGGTTATGGAATGAGGCTTTCGGAGATCCGGCAATCTTGATACCactgctgaagaagctgttTCCACTGGCAGAGGAAGTCAGAGAACTCTATGGCCGTCATGGCCTGTTGGAGGACTCAAAAAATAGCGAAAATTGGCGCTTACTTTTCGATCGGATCGCCTCGAGGTATGACCACCTCACTCGTGGGAAGCCCAGATCAATTCGGAGGCTTAGGCTGTGTGAGGAATTCGGTATATCCGGCGAAAGAGAATGGTTTCAGGTACAACCTTGGGACATCCATGCCAGTCATCTAATGCAGCGGGTAGATCTGCCTTTCTCGGAGTCTTTTTGGTCGTATGATGAGGGTCTGTTGGTCTACCCAAGCGCCGACCATGCCTGCTTAGTCCTTATGGACCTTGATAGCGGCAGGGAGTTTATGGTGCCATTCATTATCACGGGAAAGGTAATCCGAAGAGTCAGACTACAGAGGCAGGTCCTGGTTGTTGAATGGGCGGAGCCGAAAGCCTTCCATTGGTTGAATGACAGCGACGGTGTCCATCGTcattttgcttcttctttcgaCGTGCGCAAGGAGTCCAGCCGCTGGAGTATAACCTTTCGCAATGAGTGGAAGATCATGTTTCTCGGGCATCCACTCAGCGAAAGAGACCGCTTCTACTCGACACATAGTCAGACCCATTATGCCATCTACATCTGGCAGCCCAATCGCAGTCTGTACActgcggatgaggatgcTCCGATAGAATCATTGTCGATATGGGATATATCTAAACCGTCCTCATATAGACCCTCACTAGACCCAACTGGCCGCTTGCGGGTAGATGGTGAAGAGTCAGGCCCCTCTATTGTGTCACGATTTGGTTTCAGAGAGCTAGGATTCTACTCCGTCAGACAACGAGGTCTCCCAGGCATACAGTGGCTGAATATTACGGAAGACAATCAATCAATAGAGATTTTTGAGAACTTATGCACAGGCCCCGTGGATCGGTTTGTTGGACCCGCTGAATGGACGTCGCAAGTCCAGGTGACGAGCATCCCGGTCAATGGTTACGGACCCTGCTATAGGCAAAACCTCGACCTTATACTCCCACCGTATCGAGGGAACAGCAGCTTGCAGGCAAGTCCCCTCACTCTCAAGGTCTGTGAAGAGCCATGGTATACTACCATCTCAGAGTCATGGGATGGAAAAGCCCAAGTAGGCTTTTGTCTTCATCTATCCCAGGCCACATGGCCATTTGACTTGAAAGCTTCATTGAGTATTCGGACCCCATCGTCAGCGGTTACTCTGAAGCACGCCGATGTGTTTGAGCTTACGGGCAAGGGAAAGATATGCGGAACCGAACGTTACCTCCTGGGCGAGAACGGAAACCGCGAACTGCTCATTTACCGGTTCGATAAGTAA
- a CDS encoding protein pdiB (transcript_id=CADANIAT00002476) has protein sequence MLQPSSALLLVASLLAALPVNADGLYTKKSPVLQVNQKSYNQLIANSNYTSIVEFYAPWCGHCQNLKPAYEKAAKNLDGLAKVAAVNCDDDANKPFCGQMGVQGFPTLKIVTPSKKPGKPRVEDYQGPRTAKAIVDAVAERIPNHVKRITDKNLDEWLSEDGETPKAILFTEKGTTSSLIRALAIDFLGSIKVAQIRDKETAAVDRFGIAEFPSLVLLPGNGKEHIVYNGELKKGPIVEFFSQAAAPNADPAPATEKTKSHSSKSSASGKEPTSNEPLGSEDSTIEAKHSAPTPTPPPAIDTLGTPDALEAVCLAPKSGTCVLALIPESGDPDTEASASTKEALESLAEVAHKHTQRKTKLFPLYSVPASNAAAKALRAGLGLPEDSKSVEIVALNARRGWWRLYDSSDRADFSPVRVEAWIDAIRLGEGPRNKLPEGIVVTTDEAAKKADHDEL, from the exons ATGCTGCAGCCGAGTTCtgcgcttctcctcgtcgcGTCGCTTCTGGCAGCTCTGCCAGTTAATGCGGACGGACTTTATACTAAGAAATCCCCCGTTCTTCAGGTCAATCAGAAGAGTTACAACCAACTCATTGCTAATTCAAACTACACCTCC ATCGTTGA GTTTTATGCGCCCTGGTGCGGCCATTGCCAGAACTTGAAACCTGCCTACGAGAAAGCCGCGAAGAACCTGGACGGTTTGGCCAAGGTTGCGGCCGTCAACTGCGACGACGATGCGAATAAACCATTCTGTGGGCAGATGGGAGTTCAAGGCTTCCCGACGCTGAAGATTGTGACGCCGTCCAAAAAACCTGGAAAACCCAGAGTTGAGGATTACCAAGGGCCTAGGACCGCCAAAGCAATTGTCGACGCGGTAGCGGAGAGGATCCCGAACCATGTAAAGAGGATCACGGATAAGAACTTGGATGAGTGGCTTTCTGAGGACGGGGAAACACCGAAGGCCATCCTTTTCACTGAGAAAGGCACAACAAGCTCTTTGATCCGCGCCCTCGCGATCGACTTTCTGGGTAGCATTAAAGTCGCCCAAATCCGCGACAAGGAAACCGCTGCCGTAGACAGGTTTGGTATTGCGGAGTTTCCAAGCCTAGTTTTGCTTCCTGGAAACGGAAAAGAACATATTGTTTACAACGGTGAACTTAAAAAGGGTCCAATCGTCGAGTTTTTCAGTCAAGCAGCTGCTCCTAATGCTGATCCTGCTCCCGCTACTGAGAAAACAAAGAGCCACTCTTCAAAGTCGAGCGCGTCCGGAAAGGAACCAACATCAAATGAACCTTTGGGCTCTGAGGATTCTACTATAGAAGCTAAACATTCCGCCCCAACGCCTACTCCCCCGCCCGCTATCGACACCCTCGGAACCCCCGATGCTCTAGAAGCAGTTTGCCTAGCACCCAAGTCTGGCACTTGTGTCCTTGCTCTCATACCAGAGTCTGGTGACCCTGACACCGAGGCCAGCGCTTCCACCAAAGAGGCACTTGAGAGTCTAGCGGAGGTTGCGCATAAACATACTCAGAGGAAAACCAAGCTTTTCCCGCTGTATAGCGTCCCTGCGTCGAATGCCGCGGCCAAGGCTCTTAGAGCTGGACTTGGCTTGCCTGAGGATTCGAAGTCTGTCGAGATCGTTGCTTTGAACGCCCGAAGGGGTTGGTGGAGACTGTACGACTCTTCGGATCGTGCAGATTTTAGTCCAGTACGGGTAGAAGCATGGATTGATGCCATTCGGCTGGGCGAAGGGCCTCGAAACAAGCTCCCAGAGGGCATTGTGGTTACGACGGATGAAGCTGCAAAGAAGGCTGATCATGATGAACTGTAA
- a CDS encoding ribosome biosynthesis protein KRE33 (transcript_id=CADANIAT00002477): MPRKAIDSRIPALIQNSIQEKKRNFFVVVGDRAKDIIVNLYHIRSQFDVKQNKSVLWAYKKDLLGFTSHRKKREAKIKREVKRGIREPNEEDPFELFVTLNQIRYVYYKETEKILGNTYGMCILQDFEAITPNLLARTIETVEGGGTVIMLLKSMNSLKQLYTLSMDIHSRYRTEAHDDVVARFNERFILSLGSCDSCLVIDDEMNVLPISGGKNVKPLPPPDETDGTSKGTKKELEKIKDDLAESQPVGSLVNLARTVDQAKALLTFVDAIAEKTLRSTVTLTAARGRGKSAALGVAIAAAIAYGYSNIFITSPSPENLKTLFEFIFKGFDALGYADHADYTILQSTNPDFNKAIVRVNIHRQHRQTIQYIQPQDAHVLGQAELLVIDEAAAIPLPLVRKLMGPYLVFMASTINGYEGTGRSLSLKLIQQLREQSRGGAKIAGDDTDVASRATGKIEKNSDKGLGGRSLREITLSEPIRYAPGDSVEKWLNRVLCLDATLPKSKMNTQGCPHPSQCQLLQVNRDTLFSFHPVSEKFLQQMMALYVASHYKNTPNDLQLMSDAPAHQLFVLVPPIDEDAAKLPEPLCVIQVALEGRISRQSVLNSLSRGQRAGGDLIPWLVSQQFQDEDFASLSGARIVRIATNPEYLSMGYGSRALELLVDFFEGKFTDLSENIVDTQEEMVRVTDEELANSNLLDDNIQVRDIRSMPPLFGKLSERRPDQLDYLGVSYGLTPALHKFWKRASFTPVYLRQTPNDLTGEHSCVMLRTLSTGSNDISWLGAFARDFHRRFISLLSYQFRTFASVLSLSIGESATAGAKLDPSLAPSPLTKSDLDAAFSPFDLKRLDSYANNLLDYHVILDMVPIIATWYFSGRLAGKVNLSGVQQSILLAIGLQRKSLDDVEKELSLPSSQLLAMFLKIVRKVSTHFRSLEESAVADTLPAENVPATSAAADAHDEVVDERFKPLETSLDDELREGGEEINAEMREKQRALIDALPLDKYEISNGDAGWEEAEKQIRSGGAATVSVKSSKQNKRKKGETAREIYEQEIESKRQKIIQKGTEGKKKKRLIGYIQKLK; this comes from the exons ATGCCTCGGAAAGCGATTGACTCGCGCATTCCGGCGCTTATTCAGAATAGCattcaggagaagaagcgcaacTTCTTCGTTGTCGTGGGTGACCGCGCAAAAgatatcatcgtcaacctTTACCATATCAGATCGCAATTCGATGTTAAGCAGAACAAGTCCGTGCTATGGGCCTACAAGAAGGACCTCCTGGGCTTTACAAGCCATCGAAAGAAGCGGGAGGCAAAAATAAAGAGGGAGGTAAAACGGGGCATTCGAGAACCGAATGAGGAGGACCCTTTCGAACTGTTTGTCACCCTCAATCAGATCCGTTATGTGTACTATAAGGAAACGGAGAAGATTCTGGGAAACACATATGGCATGTGTATCCTCCAGGACTTTGAGGCGATCACACCAAATCTCCTCGCGCGAACCATCGAGACAGTCGAAGGCGGCGGTACAGTGATCATGCTATTGAAGAGCATGAACAGTTTAAAACAGCTCTACACGTTATCGATGGACATTCACTCGAGATACCGAACGGAGGCACACGATGATGTGGTCGCACGATTTAACGAGCGTTTCATCCTGTCCCTTGGTAGCTGCGACTCCTGCTTGGTCATCGACGACGAGATGAATGTGCTGCCAATTTCCGGCGGAAAGAATGTGAAGCCGCTTCCACCACCCGATGAGACTGATGGAACTAGCAAGGGTACAAagaaggaactggagaagATTAAAGATGATCTGGCAGAGTCCCAGCCTGTTGGGTCCCTGGTCAACCTGGCACGAACTGTTGACCAAGCTAAGGCACTGCTCACTTTCGTCGATGCGATTGCCGAAAAAACGCTTCGAAGCACTGTTACGCTGACTGCCGCCAGAGGTCGCGGTAAATCCGCAGCTCTTGGTGTCGCTATCGCGGCGGCAATTGCCTACGGTTACAgcaacatcttcatcacctcgCCAAGTCCGGAGAACTTGAAGACTTTGTTTGAATTCATCTTCAAGGGCTTTGATGCTCTCGGCTATGCCGACCACGCCGATTACACCATTCTCCAGTCTACCAACCCTGATTTCAACAAGGCTATTGTTCGCGTCAACATCCATCGCCAACATCGCCAGACAATTCAATACATTCAACCTCAGGACGCTCATGTGCTAGGACAGGCAGAACTCCTGGTCATTGATGAAGCCGCAGCCATTCCGTTACCGCTCGTCCGAAAGCTGATGGGCCCGTATCTAGTTTTCATGGCTTCCACAATAAACGGTTACGAGGGAACTGGCAGGTCTCTCTCTCTAAAACTGATCCAACAGCTCCGCGAACAATCAAGAGGCGGTGCAAAGATTGCCGGGGATGACACTGATGTTGCTTCGCGAGCGACTGGAAAGATTGAGAAGAACTCCGACAAGGGCTTAGGTGGTCGGTCACTGCGAGAAATCACTCTGTCCGAACCTATCAGATACGCCCCTGGTGACTCTGTCGAGAAGTGGTTGAATAGGGTTCTATGTCTCGATGCGACACTACCGAAGTCAAAAATGAACACTCAGGGATGCCCTCATCCCTCTCAATgccagctgctccaggtaAACCGAGACACTCTGTTCTCGTTCCATCCTGTCTCCGAAAAGTTCCTCCAGCAGATGATGGCTCTTTATGTCGCCAGCCACTACAAGAACACTCCCAATGATCTCCAACTGATGAGCGATGCCCCAGCACACCAGCTGTTTGTGCTCGTCCCACCGATTGACGAGGACGCCGCCAAGTTACCAGAGCCACTTTGCGTCATCCAGGTTGCCCTGGAAGGTCGCATTAGCCGACAGAGCGTTCTCAACAGCTTGAGCCGTGGTCAGCGAGCTGGTGGCGATTTGATCCCCTGGCTTGTCAGCCAACAGTTCCAAGATGAAGATTTCGCCAGTCTCTCTGGAGCTCGAATTGTCCGCATCGCCACGAACCCTGAATACCTGAGCATGGGCTATGGATCCCGCGCTTTGGAGCTCTTGGTAGACTTCTTTGAAGGTAAATTCACCGACTTGTCAGAAAACATTGTGGACACCCAAGAAGAGATGGTCCGGGTTACCGACGAAGAGCTCGCAAACTCGAACCTACTCGATGACAACATTCAAGTCCGCGATATCCGCTCCATGCCGCCGCTTTTTGGCAAGCTGTCCGAGCGTCGACCAGATCAGTTGGACTATCTCGGCGTCAGCTACGGTCTCACACCAGCCCTCCACAAATTCTGGAAGCGAGCTTCTTTCACCCCTGTATACCTCCGCCAAACACCAAACGACCTCACCGGCGAACACTCGTGCGTCATGCTTCGAACGCTTTCTACTGGCTCAAACGACATCAGCTGGCTCGGTGCTTTCGCGCGCGACTTCCACCGCCGCTTCatctcccttctttcctACCAATTCCGAACATTCGCATccgtcctctccctcagcatcGGCGAGTCCGCGACTGCAGGCGCCAAGCTCGACCCGTCTCTCGCCCCGTCGCCTCTCACAAAATCCGATCTCGATGCAGCCTTCTCCCCCTTCGACCTTAAGCGCCTAGACAGCTATGCAAACAACCTTCTCGACTACCACGTCATCCTAGATATGGTGCCCATCATTGCAACATGGTACTTCTCCGGCCGCCTTGCTGGTAAAGTCAACCTCTCCGGTGTGCAGCAgtccatcctcctcgccatcggTTTGCAACGCAAATCACTTGATGACGTGGAGAAGGAACTCAGTCTCCCCTCATCTCAATTGCTCGCCATGTTCCTTAAGATCGTCCGTAAGGTCTCCACTCACTTCCGCTCTCTTGAAGAGAGCGCTGTCGCAGATACCCTCCCTGCGGAGAATGTACCCGCCACCtcagccgccgccgatgcACATGACGAAGTCGTCGACGAGCGCTTCAAGCCCCTCGAGACTAGTCTTGACGACGAGCTGCGTGAAGGCGGTGAGGAAATCAACGCGGAGATGCGCGAGAAACAGCGCGCCCTGATTGATGCATTACCTCTCGACAA ATACGAGATAAGTAATGGCGATGCAGGGTgggaagaagcagagaaacaGATCCGTTCTGGCGGCGCCGCAACCGTCAGCGTCAAGTCATCGAAGCAAAATAAACGCAAGAAGGGTGAGACTGCGCGAGAGATATACGAACAGGAGATAGAGTCCAAGAGACAAAAGATCATCCAGAAAGGGacagagggaaagaagaagaagag GTTAATCGGGTATATCCAAAAGTTGAAATAG
- a CDS encoding putative capsular associated protein (transcript_id=CADANIAT00002478) — translation MIRLSVENGLRALLGFVHRIPTVSPTPVKYSTIPLTELDQSTAEVLSSTGVDDVAKDERTLKWWLKVGVLSGVSCARIALFRYITDNIECAPTGYSYLIPFLVAIYDLWRNQRATRNWTRPDDAEDDLLCIPITFASRLRSIILQSRLRCIIPAALLALSGFIITTFQDARHSTYICPIVSGKHFRLQTLRILAFVLDCLILTGGAELSGEGVRRDGRKLQTLLSWGYSLLGVVLSLAGWVIYLTATAEAGTFVTSHYLRSAWGQAVLITILTVSASQLLPYYGMAGLCVLAGFIASYFNLMSTLFEGQEPFPLIPASHAFAALFLLCLGGLLFLLSRTASEEEPQFLHRLNLISRLTIAVMFGTGLIWVLGQSRLSHTHPIDLLIHEAAKSHDIWLKTAKESSNDLVEASTNGMTMPIQEGIKPTHAWMVQSAGRMIENFSEHLPDMDLAFNLDDEPRVIAPWEKIAELQNRAKAQQLPADDDISDEWSPERDATWGPIEPADQTPETMFIDRSFQKIFDPYVAPACPPGSKARTQRVWDKHDLCIGCIRPHSMGQFPTDWSVTSDICHQPDLAHMHGLFLSPATFRITQELVPVFSQSSTSVFNDIIFPSPWNYVDKIKYEPSGEHPDSRYTEKENTLFWIGSTTEGVSHEGRWKGMPRQRLAHLVNNNTYNHVSILLPTDEPKSYSYQIFDGLAPTQVLGLNASVSITDPIVRCRNEDCTDQKDELGPGGRVDFQDHWRYRYLFDSDGAGFSGRFLPFLQSRSLPFKTGLFRQWFDSRVTPWLHYAPVDVRLHGLWSTLAYFAGVDANVDGRKIEVKRHDVQGRWIAEEGRKWAETALRKEDMEIYFFRLLLEWGRLTDDRRDTLGFKFPS, via the exons ATGATTCGTTTATCTGTGGAAAACGGCCTTCGAGCTTTACTAGG ATTCGTCCATCGAATACCGACAGTCTCCCCTACTCCCGTCAAATACTCTACCATCCCCCTCACCGAGCTTGATCAATCCACTGCGGAAGTACTGTCTTCCACCGGCGTTGACGACGTTGCAAAGGACGAGCGGACATTGAAGTGGTGGTTGAAAGTCGGCGTTCTTTCAGGAGTGTCCTGTGCGCGGATTGCTCTCTTTCGCTATATTACAGATAACATTGAGTGCGCACCTACTGGATATTCT TATCTGATTCCGTTCTTGGTCGCGATCTACGACCTCTGGCGCAACCAACGAGCTACTCGGAATTGGACTCGACCAGATGATGCGGAGGACGATTTGCTTTGCATACCGATCACATTTGCGAGCCGCCTTCGGTCTATAATTCTGCAAAGCCGCCTACGATGTATCATACCTGCGGCTCTCTTAGCATTAAGCGGCTTTATAATTACAACATTCCAGGATGCTCGGCACTCGACATATATTTGCCCCATAGTATCTGGGAAACATTTCAGATTGCAAACTCTCAGAATTCTCGCCTTTGTTCTTGATTGTCTAATCCTGACTGGCGGAGCGGAGCTGTCCGGCGAAGGAGTCCGGCGAGATGGAAGAAAGCTACAGACGTTGCTGTCCTGGGGTTATAGCCTTCTC GGAGTCGTCCTTTCCCTGGCAGGTTGGGTCATCTATTTAACAGCTACGGCCGAAGCTGGTACCTTTGTCACTTCCCATTACCTTAGGAGCGCTTGGGGGCAGGCCGTATTGATTACTATTCTTACCGTGTCGGCATCTCAGCTG CTCCCTTACTATGGCATGGCCGGGCTCTGTGTTTTAGCCGGCTTTATCGCGAGTTACTTCAATCTAATGTCGACATTGtttgaaggacaagaaccGTTTCCCTTGATCCCCGCATCGCATGCCTTCGCGGCGCTCTTCTTATTATGTCTTGGAGGGTTACTATTCTTGCTGTCTCGTACAGCTTCTGAAGAGGAACCACAATTCTTGCATCGGCTTAACTTGATTTCACGGCTCACAATTGCCGTAATGTTCGGCACTGGTCTAATCTGGGTACTGGGCCAGTCAAGATTAAGTCACACGCATCCGATTGATTTGCTTATACACGAAGCTGCAAAGAGTCACGATATATGGCTGAAGACTGCCAAGGAAA GTTCTAATGATCTCGTAGAGGCTTCGACAAATGGTATGACTATGCC AATTCAAGAAGGCATCAAACCGACACATGCTTGGATGGTTCAGAGTGCGGGCAGAATGATTGAAAATTTCTCCGAGCATCTTCCTGACATGGATTTGGCTTTCAATCTAGATGATGAACCTCGAGTTATAGCGCCTTGGGAAAAGATAGCTGAACTTCAGAACCGAGCGAAAGCGCAACAGCTGCCAGCTGATGACGATATTTCAGACGAATGGTCGCCGGAGCGCGATGCAACCTGGGGCCCCATTGAGCCAGCCGATCAAACACCGGAGACCATGTTTATCGACCGTTCTTTCCAAAAAATATTCGACCCCTATGTTGCCCCTGCTTGTCCACCTGGTTCAAAGGCCCGGACCCAACGAGTATGGGACAAACATGATCTCTGCATTGGATGCATCCGCCCGCACTCAATGGGCCAGTTTCCAACGGACTGGTCCGTGACGTCTGATATCTGTCATCAACCTGACCTTGCTCACATGCATGGGCTCTTTCTATCCCCTGCGACGTTCAGAATCACCCAAGAATTAGTACCTGTCTTCAGCCAGAGTTCGACATCCGTATTCAACGACATCATATTCCCGAGTCCCTGGAATTACGTTGACAAGATCAAATACGAGCCTTCCGGTGAGCACCCGGATTCCAGGTAcaccgagaaagagaacaCCCTCTTCTGGATCGGTAGCACAACGGAAGGTGTAAGTCACGAAGGAAGATGGAAGGGAATGCCTCGGCAGCGCCTCGCACACTTGGTTAACAACAACACATATAATCACGTCTCAATATTATTGCCCACCGACGAACCAAAATCGTACTCCTACCAAATATTCGACGGCCTCGCGCCCACACAAGTTCTAGGCCTGAACGCCTCTGTCAGCATTACCGATCCCATTGTCCGCTGCCGAAACGAAGACTGCACTGATCAGAAGGATGAGCTCGGCCCAGGCGGCCGGGTCGACTTCCAAGATCATTGGCGATATCGCTACCTCTTTGATTCTGACGGTGCCGGTTTCAGCGGCCGCTTCTTACCTTTCTTACAGAGCAGGAGTCTCCCCTTTAAAACGggtcttttcaggcaatggTTCGACTCGCGCGTCACTCCCTGGCTGCACTACGCACCTGTCGATGTTCGTTTACACGGGCTATGGAGCACACTTGCATACTTCGCTGGGGTGGATGCCAACGTCGACGGACGTAAAATAGAGGTGAAGCGCCATGATGTTCAAGGCCGATGGATCGCCGAGGAAGGCCGCAAGTGGGCAGAAACGGCTTTACGAAAGGAAGACATGGAGATATACTTCTTCCGTCTTTTATTGGAATGGGGCCGATTGACCGATGATCGACGGGATACGCTGGGCTTCAAATTCCCTTCATAA
- a CDS encoding protein engA (transcript_id=CADANIAT00002479) produces the protein MRLTSLFPALSLAAELASAAYVLQDDYSPDVFFDKFTFFTDADPTHGHVDYVDRGTAQSAGLISSGSSVYMGVDHTNIASSGRQSVRLSSTQTYHHGLFIIDLSHMPTGCGTWPAFWILGPDWPNGGEIDVIENVNVATNNHMTLHTSDGCTIDSSGFTGTLLTSNCFVNAPGQANNAGCGIQSPDSNSYGAGFNSNSGGVYATEWTSDHISIWFFPRSSIPSDITAGNPDPSTWGTPAARFAGNCDIESHFTDMQIIFDITFCGDWAGNVWESSTCASLGSCTDYVSNNPEAFADAYWDINSLRVYQDSAAAKRDEIEGREKTSAKGFPRKSMRARRDAGL, from the exons ATGCGCCTTACGTCTTTGTTTCCAGCCTTGAGTCTGGCAGCTGAGCTTGCCAGTGCTGCCTATGTGCTGCAGGACGACTACAGCCCCGATGTGTTTTTCGACAAGTTTACATTCTTTACAGATGCTGATCCGACCCACGGCCATGTCGACTACGTTGATCGAGGCACGGCGCAGAGCGCAGGCCTAATCTCCTCAGGCTCTTCCGTCTACATGGGCGTTGACCACACCAACATCGCCAGCTCGGGCCGCCAAAGCGTGCGTCTTTCAAGCACGCAGACCTACCACcacggcctcttcatcatcgacctTTCACACATGCCTACAGGCTGCGGTACCTGGCCGGCCTT CTGGATTCTCGGCCCGGACTGGCCCAACGGCGGTGAGATTGACGTTATTGAAAACGTCAACGTCGCAACGAACAACCACATGACCTTGCACACCAGTGATGGCTGCACAATCGACTCTTCCGGTTTCACAGGAACCCTGCTCACCTCAAACTGCTTCGTCAATGCTCCCGGCCAAGCCAACAATGCCGGCTGCGGCATTCAATCCCCCGACAGCAACTCCTACGGCGCTGGGTTCAATTCCAACTCCGGCGGCGTCTATGCCACCGAATGGACGAGTGACCATATCTCAATTTGGTTTTTCCCGCGCAGTTCTATTCCCTCTGATATCACGGCTGGGAATCCAGATCCGAGTACATGGGGCACACCTGCAGCACGATTTGCAGGGAACTGCGACATTGAGTCCCACTTCACAGATATGCAGATTATCTTTGATATCACGTTTTGCGGGGACTGGGCAGGGAATGTCTGGGAAAGCAGTACTTGCGCTTCGTTGGGTAGCTGCACTGATTATGTGTCGAACAATCCAGAGGCATTTGCGGATGCTTACTGGGATATTAATTCTCTTAGGGTTTATCAGGATTCGGCGGCTGCGAAGAGGGATGAGATTGAGGGGCGGGAGAAGACAAGTGCTAAAGGTTTTCCGAGGAAGTCgatgagggcgaggagagacGCTGGATTATAG